In Deinococcus sp. QL22, the following are encoded in one genomic region:
- a CDS encoding glutamate synthase-related protein: MTNPSHSDRPFYQPGDSLYRQSERTRLEPMFPGNFDEIGHDACGILCKIRKTGEASHGNVVRALEELAHMAHRSGEVRGEGDGAGIQTDIPRLVWKRYMEEGRQNVADVDSPNFFVGHFFVPQGQSTRELLDALRVAASRYGVTVSLERQGQVYSHALGPIARLTEPQFVQIAGMVKGETRHERDSQLFNLALELEQKYPVHVVSLATNAVVYKVRGSAELLPRYYPELSKPDFMSVVTIGHNRYSTNTLSTFEQVQPFSLLAHNGEINTIDRLRKEGTQLGLPLTGGSDSQDLNRVLMGYIHDRGMSLLEAVESVFPPVLSEVKSFSTTLQSAYIGLRAGGGPLAQGPAAIIARHGNECVFSVDAMGLRPLWFGETEKEYFWSSERGVIPLGSMVIDPAPFAPGEKMVACLGGGTVKLHANENVQRLVLERVHGKGYNFENAHERVNGPHAPATDEASLPEFSKAVRAAMGWERWDEEYVKAVADKGAEPIASLGFDGQMPALRAEKPNLAEFFKETVAVVTNPAIDREREIEHFSTRALLGRRPLPGSSDGNSVDLLTPILAPNKVVAEVHGTLTLQGVRDYFQTVTLMPNLQTGERLTDALARLHAQGAEAVRGGAEVLIVDDTALYANGEAAIDIALAVGSLEQALTNARDEAGVGLRRLTSVVVRSGQIRNLHDVMLLIGLGAEAVEPSAMYALYPAEEAANKLVAGLTKGVEKVMSTMGIHELRGYGQIFSALGLSADVMNAIGARGFWGGEKGYDLAGIEKTLHTRLTKFGAGGETMDRDQRFNPRVFKAAFSLANGEISPADYQQRIRALELEMPLSARQLLEFKAPIDREDVDPDSVDLAVGGHSLPFVISAMSFGSQGETAFRAYVEAAKRLNIMAMNGEGGEIPSMLNQYTHWRGQQVASGRFGVSSVMLNSAHVIEIKVGQGAKPGEGGHLPGKKVSAKVAAARHAVQGTDLISPSNNHDVYSIEDLAQLIEELKTIAPQAKISVKVPVTPGVGTIALGVAKAGAHIITLSGFEGGTGAARSHALKYAGMPVEFGVARAHRMLVAAGMRDRVELWADGGLKTALDVARMVALGANRVGFGTLSMVAIGCTICRGCQLDTCHVGITTQVETEEEAKAHGFKRFVPRVLPTEVDRLHAFYSGIASELRVLVAGLGFGSLQELVGRADLLSGVTDALDLTELLSRAEEPEAWQTVGNRKRVIHKPLNYMTKMVSEWVTEAIEEDDEEDVIYRDGPVQSAERALGTHLVGTLTRDPRTARQARRVKLHFEAGSIPGNGLGAFNNSPVDIHVDGGAQDGVGKSALGGKIVILKGRNHQGTRVDGSVGKSFAYGAIGGKFFVQGSADSRFCVRLSGADVVLGGDLRTPIDDTLGALATRANAKGYAFEYMTAGRAIVVGDPGPWICSGMSGGVVYLRFEPGQGMDDAALSRRLAKGASVQILPLSAQGAADIRDLLGEYHELLLKSEQPVPARRIAELLVNPAGHFRMVLPASQTVDQSVATE; this comes from the coding sequence ATGACCAACCCATCTCACTCTGACCGACCCTTCTACCAACCGGGCGATAGCCTGTACCGCCAGTCCGAGCGCACCCGGCTGGAGCCGATGTTCCCCGGCAATTTCGATGAGATCGGGCATGACGCCTGCGGGATTCTGTGCAAGATTCGCAAGACAGGCGAGGCCAGTCACGGCAACGTGGTGCGGGCACTGGAAGAACTGGCGCACATGGCCCACCGCAGCGGCGAAGTGCGCGGCGAGGGCGACGGCGCCGGCATTCAGACCGATATTCCGCGCCTCGTTTGGAAGCGCTACATGGAAGAGGGCCGCCAGAATGTGGCCGATGTAGACTCTCCCAACTTTTTCGTCGGTCACTTTTTTGTGCCGCAGGGCCAGAGCACCCGCGAACTGCTGGACGCCTTGCGGGTGGCCGCCAGTCGCTACGGCGTCACTGTGTCGCTGGAGCGTCAGGGGCAGGTCTATTCGCACGCGCTGGGGCCGATTGCCCGCCTGACCGAGCCGCAATTTGTGCAGATCGCGGGCATGGTGAAGGGCGAAACCCGCCACGAACGCGACTCACAGCTCTTCAATCTGGCGCTGGAACTGGAACAGAAGTACCCGGTGCATGTGGTCAGCCTCGCCACCAACGCCGTGGTGTACAAGGTGCGCGGCAGCGCCGAACTCCTGCCCCGCTACTACCCCGAACTGTCCAAGCCCGATTTTATGTCAGTGGTCACCATCGGGCACAACCGCTATTCCACCAATACACTGTCGACCTTCGAGCAGGTGCAGCCCTTCAGTCTGTTGGCCCACAACGGCGAAATCAACACCATTGACCGTCTGCGCAAAGAAGGCACGCAACTGGGCCTGCCCCTCACGGGCGGCAGCGACAGCCAAGATTTGAACCGCGTGCTGATGGGCTATATCCATGACCGGGGCATGAGCCTGCTGGAAGCTGTAGAAAGCGTGTTCCCGCCCGTGCTGAGCGAGGTCAAGAGCTTTTCCACGACCCTGCAAAGCGCCTACATCGGCCTGCGGGCGGGCGGCGGGCCACTGGCGCAAGGCCCGGCAGCCATCATTGCGCGGCACGGCAACGAGTGCGTGTTTTCCGTGGACGCGATGGGCCTGCGCCCCCTGTGGTTCGGTGAAACCGAGAAGGAATACTTCTGGAGCAGCGAGCGCGGCGTGATTCCCCTGGGCAGCATGGTCATCGACCCTGCCCCCTTTGCCCCCGGTGAAAAAATGGTGGCCTGCCTGGGCGGCGGCACCGTCAAACTGCACGCCAACGAGAATGTGCAGCGCCTGGTGCTGGAGCGGGTGCACGGCAAGGGCTACAACTTCGAGAACGCCCATGAGCGCGTGAACGGCCCCCACGCCCCCGCCACCGACGAAGCCAGCTTGCCAGAATTTTCCAAGGCCGTGCGTGCGGCTATGGGCTGGGAACGCTGGGACGAGGAATACGTGAAAGCCGTGGCCGACAAGGGCGCAGAGCCGATCGCGTCGCTGGGCTTCGACGGCCAGATGCCTGCGCTGCGGGCTGAAAAACCCAACCTCGCGGAGTTCTTCAAGGAGACGGTGGCCGTGGTCACCAACCCCGCCATTGACCGCGAACGCGAAATCGAGCACTTTTCGACCCGTGCCCTGCTGGGCCGCCGCCCTCTGCCTGGCAGCAGCGACGGCAACAGCGTGGATTTGCTGACGCCGATCCTGGCCCCCAATAAAGTGGTGGCCGAAGTACACGGCACGCTGACGTTGCAGGGCGTGCGCGACTACTTTCAGACCGTGACGCTGATGCCCAACCTGCAAACGGGCGAACGCCTGACCGACGCCCTGGCCCGCCTTCACGCGCAGGGAGCCGAGGCCGTGCGCGGCGGCGCGGAAGTGCTGATCGTGGACGATACGGCGCTGTACGCCAACGGTGAAGCAGCCATAGACATCGCTCTGGCGGTGGGTTCGTTGGAACAGGCTTTGACCAATGCCCGCGATGAGGCTGGCGTGGGCCTGCGCCGCCTGACCAGCGTGGTCGTTCGCAGCGGCCAGATTCGCAACCTGCACGACGTGATGCTCCTCATCGGGCTGGGAGCCGAAGCCGTGGAGCCGAGCGCCATGTACGCCCTGTATCCTGCCGAGGAAGCCGCCAACAAGCTGGTCGCGGGCCTGACCAAAGGCGTGGAAAAGGTGATGTCCACGATGGGCATTCACGAGTTGCGCGGCTACGGCCAGATTTTCAGTGCGCTGGGCCTGTCTGCCGACGTGATGAACGCCATCGGCGCACGCGGCTTCTGGGGCGGCGAGAAGGGCTACGACCTCGCCGGGATTGAGAAGACGCTGCATACCCGCCTGACCAAATTTGGCGCGGGCGGCGAAACGATGGACAGAGATCAGCGTTTCAATCCCCGCGTGTTCAAGGCCGCATTCAGCCTCGCCAACGGAGAAATCAGCCCCGCCGATTACCAGCAGCGGATTCGGGCACTGGAACTGGAGATGCCCCTGTCGGCGCGGCAACTGCTGGAATTTAAGGCCCCGATAGACCGCGAAGACGTAGACCCAGACAGCGTAGACCTGGCGGTGGGCGGCCACAGCCTGCCGTTTGTGATCAGCGCCATGAGCTTCGGCTCGCAGGGTGAAACAGCCTTCCGTGCCTATGTGGAAGCCGCCAAGCGCCTGAACATCATGGCGATGAACGGCGAGGGCGGCGAGATTCCCTCGATGCTGAACCAGTACACACACTGGCGCGGCCAGCAAGTCGCCAGCGGGCGTTTCGGCGTCAGCTCCGTAATGCTGAACAGCGCCCACGTGATCGAAATCAAGGTGGGACAGGGCGCGAAACCCGGCGAGGGCGGCCACCTTCCCGGCAAGAAAGTCAGTGCGAAAGTGGCAGCGGCCCGTCACGCGGTTCAGGGCACCGACCTGATCTCGCCGTCCAACAACCACGACGTGTATTCCATCGAAGACCTCGCGCAGCTCATCGAGGAACTGAAGACCATCGCGCCGCAGGCCAAGATCAGCGTGAAGGTTCCGGTGACGCCGGGCGTGGGCACCATTGCGCTGGGCGTGGCGAAGGCCGGGGCACACATCATCACGCTGTCTGGGTTTGAAGGCGGAACGGGTGCGGCCCGCAGTCACGCGCTGAAATACGCCGGAATGCCCGTGGAATTCGGCGTGGCGCGTGCCCACCGGATGCTGGTGGCGGCCGGAATGCGTGACCGCGTGGAACTCTGGGCCGATGGTGGCCTGAAGACTGCACTGGACGTGGCCCGCATGGTGGCGCTGGGTGCAAACCGCGTGGGCTTCGGCACGCTCAGCATGGTGGCTATCGGCTGTACGATCTGCCGGGGCTGCCAACTGGACACCTGCCATGTCGGAATCACAACGCAGGTGGAGACGGAAGAAGAGGCCAAAGCCCACGGCTTCAAACGCTTCGTGCCGCGTGTGCTGCCTACCGAAGTAGACCGCCTGCACGCCTTCTACAGCGGCATCGCCTCCGAACTTCGCGTGCTGGTGGCGGGCCTGGGCTTCGGCTCGTTGCAGGAACTCGTGGGCCGCGCCGACCTGCTGAGTGGAGTCACCGACGCCCTCGACCTGACTGAACTGCTGAGCCGCGCCGAAGAGCCCGAAGCGTGGCAAACGGTCGGCAACCGTAAGCGCGTGATTCACAAGCCGCTGAACTACATGACCAAAATGGTGAGCGAGTGGGTCACGGAAGCCATCGAGGAAGATGACGAAGAAGACGTGATCTACCGCGACGGCCCGGTTCAGAGCGCCGAACGTGCGCTGGGCACGCATCTGGTCGGCACGCTGACCCGCGACCCCCGCACCGCCCGTCAGGCCCGCCGCGTGAAGTTGCACTTTGAAGCGGGCAGCATCCCCGGCAACGGACTGGGCGCGTTCAACAACAGTCCCGTGGACATCCATGTGGACGGCGGCGCACAGGACGGCGTGGGCAAGAGTGCGCTGGGCGGCAAAATCGTGATCCTGAAGGGCCGCAACCATCAGGGCACGCGGGTGGACGGCAGCGTGGGCAAGAGCTTTGCCTACGGGGCCATCGGCGGGAAATTCTTTGTGCAGGGCAGCGCCGACAGCCGCTTTTGCGTGCGCCTCAGCGGGGCCGACGTGGTGCTGGGCGGCGACCTCCGCACTCCCATTGACGACACGTTGGGCGCACTCGCCACCCGCGCCAACGCCAAGGGGTACGCCTTCGAGTACATGACCGCAGGCCGCGCCATCGTGGTGGGCGACCCCGGCCCGTGGATCTGCTCGGGCATGAGCGGCGGCGTGGTGTACCTGCGTTTTGAACCCGGTCAGGGCATGGACGACGCGGCCTTGTCTCGCCGCCTTGCCAAAGGTGCCAGCGTGCAAATCCTGCCTCTCAGCGCACAGGGAGCCGCCGATATTCGCGACCTGTTGGGCGAATACCACGAGCTGCTGCTGAAGAGTGAGCAACCTGTGCCCGCCCGCCGCATTGCCGAATTGCTGGTGAATCCTGCCGGGCACTTCCGCATGGTGCTTCCCGCTTCGCAGACGGTGGATCAGTCGGTGGCGACGGAGTAA
- a CDS encoding stage V sporulation protein S, translating to METLRVSGKSRPNAVAGAIAALIRTEGQLEVQAIGPAAVNQAVKALAIARSYLEGDHLDLTAQPAFVKLELESEERTALKFVVLSLKPVR from the coding sequence GTGGAAACTTTGCGCGTGTCCGGCAAATCTCGGCCCAATGCGGTGGCTGGCGCAATTGCTGCTCTGATTCGTACAGAAGGACAATTGGAAGTGCAGGCCATCGGCCCCGCCGCCGTGAATCAGGCGGTCAAGGCCCTCGCCATCGCCCGCAGTTACCTGGAGGGAGACCACCTCGACCTCACGGCCCAGCCCGCATTCGTCAAACTGGAGCTTGAATCTGAGGAGCGCACTGCCCTGAAATTTGTGGTGCTGTCGCTGAAGCCCGTGCGGTGA
- a CDS encoding IS4 family transposase → MKSSADTREQDASPDVLAKLTRCFTAHFPEFRKNQVELLSLMVLALLGGKDVRHAELAARFPGSAHTASVIRRIERFFDRHPIQPADVARVVLTLLPAAQPREFILDRTNWKYGQTDVNVLLLAVIWRGVAIPLLYELLPHGGGSSTEIRHTLMDDALCLLSAAEIRVLYADREFVGYDWIQGLAHRGIPICVRLRRDTLLDDWTAQDWLSRLQTGNAGLLVEDTVVYGQLMNVVLTYTQDGEALIIASNAGAVTTIQSRYRRRFLIECLFRALKSKGFQLEGTHMTLHDHVERLLCLLTLTYTWCVLVGVTLECPKKTHGRRAWSVVKMGLRELVRSFSRESARMGDLIDLLMPSHTNSPENVCMSKIR, encoded by the coding sequence TTGAAAAGCTCGGCTGACACGCGAGAACAGGACGCGTCCCCCGATGTCCTCGCCAAGCTGACCCGCTGCTTCACCGCGCACTTCCCGGAGTTCCGCAAGAACCAGGTCGAGTTGCTCTCGCTCATGGTCCTCGCTCTCCTTGGGGGCAAGGACGTCCGGCATGCTGAACTCGCGGCGCGCTTCCCCGGAAGCGCGCACACCGCCTCCGTCATTCGCCGCATAGAGCGCTTCTTTGACCGTCATCCCATCCAACCGGCCGACGTCGCCCGGGTCGTCTTGACGCTCCTTCCCGCCGCGCAGCCACGCGAATTCATCCTTGACCGGACAAACTGGAAGTACGGACAGACGGACGTGAACGTCTTGCTGCTGGCCGTCATCTGGCGGGGCGTTGCCATCCCCCTGCTCTACGAGCTGCTGCCCCACGGGGGCGGCAGCTCGACGGAGATCCGGCACACCCTTATGGACGATGCCCTCTGCCTGCTGTCCGCAGCGGAGATCCGGGTCCTGTATGCCGACCGCGAATTCGTCGGCTACGACTGGATTCAGGGACTGGCTCACCGTGGGATTCCCATCTGCGTGCGGTTGCGGCGCGACACGCTTCTAGACGACTGGACGGCGCAGGACTGGCTGAGTCGCTTGCAGACCGGCAACGCCGGTCTGCTGGTCGAAGACACAGTGGTCTACGGACAGCTGATGAACGTCGTTTTGACCTATACGCAGGATGGTGAGGCCCTGATCATCGCCAGCAACGCAGGGGCAGTGACCACGATCCAGTCTCGCTATCGGCGGAGGTTCCTGATTGAGTGTCTCTTCAGGGCGTTGAAAAGCAAGGGCTTCCAACTGGAGGGCACACACATGACGCTCCACGATCACGTGGAGCGCCTGCTGTGCCTATTGACGCTGACCTACACGTGGTGCGTGCTCGTCGGGGTCACTCTGGAATGTCCGAAGAAGACACATGGTCGCCGGGCCTGGAGCGTGGTGAAGATGGGTTTGCGGGAACTGGTGCGGTCGTTCAGCCGAGAGTCAGCACGCATGGGCGACTTGATTGACCTGCTGATGCCGTCCCACACGAACTCCCCGGAAAATGTCTGTATGTCAAAAATAAGGTGA
- a CDS encoding HD domain-containing phosphohydrolase has protein sequence MDEVLKVGVDGLFTNVALFAMFALVIGFTFTHATSFLSIFLRIVTYGVASLTFFAHPYELSSGLYVNFWGVPLAIAAFFAGTSRALALALVVALYTALLGEEVTTPKLIHMSLIMIVGGALRWGVYMRLRPLRALQNTYTPPADLDAGPALTDLSNNRWIWRSVRAYGYLAALIFIPSSIMFNIIHWGLDVWSGVAWANLALQFGFSVLGFILWATTVLLMRRGFRSARTYQVLATRDALTGLLNRYAFETDKPDVSGPDRFLLLLDLDHFKSLNDRFGHLAGDDVLRNFGTLLQMHVEGSKLEQTHAYRVGGEEFAVRIQGTRQQAEALAQTIQTEVAHLLTQRFHIAWPDAQDRAITLSGGLVADGPKAFQEADDLLYTAKNAGRNCLAVAWKLPLAPLVQPPLNAASPAVDTFRSLLRFLAHQGGTMPDLQGLMEAAILCVPGAEAGSLWVRRGSISVIEAQVGFSPELLGFIYPAPNMQAWHGDPTGHVQGRPRILVGQALHQRRLDLADKSPDIDKLSGQSKELQANLLLPILVGGQVFAELNLDNLHDPHAFSDASLVMAEEFGLWAAAMLSTHQQRLQTQLAQEGALLVLGLAMETRGGEATGHTRRVVELATALGRWLNLSAQHIAALRQGAYLHDLGKLQIPDEVLLKPGSLNAAEQNIMHTHTLLGAELAAHFPGVLPGTLDIVRSHHEHWNGGGYPAGLARTDIPLLARIFAVADCYDALISVRPHRGAWTEQAALLELKNQRGQQLDPEVVDAFFRWFQSAARTSDSAVSPLLN, from the coding sequence ATGGATGAGGTATTGAAAGTTGGGGTAGATGGACTATTTACCAATGTGGCCCTTTTTGCCATGTTTGCCCTGGTGATCGGCTTTACCTTTACTCATGCCACCTCGTTCCTGAGCATCTTTTTACGGATAGTGACATACGGGGTTGCCAGCCTGACCTTTTTCGCCCACCCTTACGAATTGTCTTCGGGTCTGTACGTCAACTTTTGGGGCGTACCGCTGGCTATTGCCGCATTTTTCGCCGGAACGAGCCGCGCCTTGGCCTTGGCTCTCGTTGTCGCCCTGTATACCGCACTGCTCGGTGAAGAAGTTACGACACCCAAGCTTATCCATATGAGCTTGATCATGATTGTGGGGGGAGCGCTGCGCTGGGGAGTCTATATGCGCCTCCGTCCTCTGCGGGCGCTTCAAAACACCTACACTCCTCCGGCAGATTTGGACGCCGGGCCTGCTTTGACCGACCTTTCCAACAACAGATGGATTTGGCGGAGTGTGCGGGCCTATGGCTACCTGGCGGCGCTGATATTTATCCCCAGTAGCATCATGTTCAACATCATTCACTGGGGCCTTGATGTTTGGTCGGGCGTAGCCTGGGCCAATTTGGCGCTGCAATTTGGCTTCAGCGTGCTGGGGTTTATTTTGTGGGCCACCACGGTGTTGCTGATGCGCCGCGGTTTCCGGAGTGCCCGCACCTATCAGGTGTTGGCAACCCGCGACGCCCTGACTGGCCTGCTCAACCGCTACGCCTTTGAGACCGATAAGCCCGACGTTTCTGGCCCTGACCGATTTTTGCTGCTGCTGGACCTCGACCATTTCAAATCGTTGAATGATAGATTCGGACATCTGGCCGGAGACGACGTGCTGCGCAACTTTGGCACGCTCCTGCAGATGCATGTTGAGGGCAGCAAACTTGAACAGACCCATGCCTACCGGGTGGGCGGTGAGGAATTTGCGGTACGGATTCAGGGCACGCGGCAGCAGGCCGAAGCCCTGGCACAGACCATCCAGACTGAGGTGGCGCACCTGCTGACCCAACGGTTCCACATAGCGTGGCCAGACGCCCAAGACCGCGCCATCACCCTGTCCGGCGGCCTGGTGGCCGATGGCCCCAAAGCGTTTCAGGAGGCCGACGACCTGCTGTACACCGCCAAAAACGCGGGCCGCAACTGCTTGGCCGTGGCATGGAAACTTCCGCTGGCTCCCTTGGTACAGCCTCCACTAAACGCCGCGTCGCCTGCTGTAGATACCTTCCGCTCGCTGCTGCGGTTTCTGGCCCATCAGGGCGGCACTATGCCAGATTTGCAAGGCCTGATGGAAGCCGCCATTCTATGTGTGCCAGGTGCTGAAGCAGGCAGTTTGTGGGTGCGCCGGGGAAGCATTTCGGTCATCGAGGCGCAGGTCGGGTTTAGCCCAGAGTTGCTGGGGTTTATCTATCCAGCTCCCAATATGCAGGCCTGGCACGGCGATCCCACAGGTCATGTACAGGGACGGCCCAGAATTTTGGTGGGGCAGGCATTGCACCAGCGCCGCCTCGATTTGGCCGACAAGTCTCCTGATATAGACAAGTTATCGGGCCAGTCGAAGGAATTGCAGGCAAATCTGCTGCTGCCGATTTTGGTAGGCGGCCAGGTATTTGCCGAACTGAACCTCGATAACCTGCACGACCCCCACGCTTTTAGCGACGCGTCCCTGGTGATGGCCGAGGAGTTTGGGCTGTGGGCCGCCGCCATGCTCTCTACGCACCAGCAGCGCCTTCAGACCCAGTTGGCGCAGGAAGGAGCGCTCTTGGTGCTGGGGCTGGCGATGGAAACGCGGGGCGGCGAGGCGACGGGCCACACCCGCCGGGTCGTGGAGTTGGCAACGGCATTGGGCCGGTGGCTCAATCTGAGCGCCCAGCACATCGCGGCGCTGCGGCAGGGGGCGTACTTGCACGATCTGGGCAAATTGCAGATTCCAGACGAGGTGCTGCTGAAACCCGGCTCTCTGAACGCCGCCGAGCAAAACATCATGCACACCCATACGCTGTTGGGCGCAGAGTTGGCTGCCCACTTTCCCGGTGTGCTGCCCGGCACGCTGGACATCGTGCGTTCTCACCACGAGCACTGGAATGGCGGCGGCTACCCGGCTGGGCTAGCTAGAACCGATATTCCCCTGCTGGCACGCATTTTTGCGGTGGCCGACTGCTACGACGCCCTGATCAGTGTGCGGCCACACAGGGGCGCATGGACAGAACAGGCCGCCCTCTTAGAACTCAAGAACCAGCGCGGCCAACAACTCGACCCGGAGGTCGTAGACGCCTTTTTCCGCTGGTTTCAGAGCGCGGCCCGCACGAGCGATTCCGCCGTCAGTCCTCTGCTCAATTGA
- a CDS encoding IS110 family transposase — MLAGTVLAEVGDIKRFEDVHHFASYRRCPS, encoded by the coding sequence GTGCTGGCCGGCACTGTGCTCGCCGAAGTCGGTGACATCAAGCGGTTTGAGGATGTCCATCATTTCGCCAGTTATCGGCGCTGCCCCAGTTGA
- a CDS encoding zinc metallopeptidase, with translation MDFLFGPYSSLILLIFVASLLIQGYLSRTYGKWSRIANPRQLTGAEVARMMLDEHGLQHIPVNAVPGQLSDHYDPVRKTVNLSQGNYAVPSVSAMAVAAHEVGHAIQDKVRMPALVLRGRLAVPLGLGMNLAPLLLLAGVFLQLTGLIWVGVLLFGAALLFHLITLPVEFDASRRALAYLNEGGLNGGPETANGARTVLTAAALTYVAGFAMALAQLLNVLGIARSRSS, from the coding sequence ATGGACTTCTTGTTTGGCCCCTATAGCTCACTGATTCTGCTGATTTTTGTGGCTTCACTGCTCATTCAGGGCTATCTCAGCCGCACCTATGGCAAGTGGAGCCGGATTGCCAACCCCCGTCAACTTACAGGCGCGGAAGTGGCCCGTATGATGCTGGATGAACACGGCCTGCAACACATCCCAGTCAACGCGGTGCCGGGGCAACTGAGTGACCACTACGACCCGGTGCGTAAGACCGTCAATCTATCTCAGGGCAATTACGCCGTGCCCAGCGTCAGCGCGATGGCGGTGGCCGCGCACGAAGTTGGACACGCCATACAGGACAAAGTGCGGATGCCTGCGCTGGTGCTGCGGGGCCGCTTGGCCGTTCCCCTCGGTCTGGGCATGAATCTGGCCCCGTTGCTGTTGTTGGCGGGGGTGTTCCTGCAACTCACGGGCCTGATCTGGGTGGGTGTGCTGCTGTTCGGTGCGGCGCTGCTCTTCCATCTGATCACCCTGCCCGTAGAGTTCGACGCCAGCCGCCGTGCTCTGGCCTACCTGAATGAAGGCGGCCTGAACGGTGGCCCCGAAACCGCCAACGGCGCACGCACAGTCTTGACAGCCGCCGCCCTGACCTACGTGGCGGGCTTTGCCATGGCCCTGGCGCAACTGCTGAACGTGCTGGGAATTGCCCGCAGCCGCAGTAGCTGA